The Geothrix sp. genome window below encodes:
- a CDS encoding quinol:electron acceptor oxidoreductase subunit ActD, with amino-acid sequence MSETSYAVLGTFETPDALMQAIPKVRASKLGTVEAYTPYAIHGIEEALGLRRSPLGGMVLVMGVLGALTAFGFQYWISAIDYPIITGGKAPDSWEAFIPIMFEVTVLFATFTAGLGMLFLLNKLPFFGHPVLSSKSIKSITRDRYVLALEAESEAFDSAAAAAALQAAGASQVEILPAPDRSPFLTSDYILRAAGGIFTACLGAGLVMYFAIKLFPVVAPMKYMQDQPRLNAQKASSFFKDGHGMQRPVAGTVARGHLPTATGTQEEAATLANPLPRTREVFAAGRQAYKNRCEVCHGSVGDGVGSLTAAYGGKPANLQAQQFRDYPDGKIYWAIVNGKNAMPSHAADLSESQRWAVVHYVRALQRAQNAKDEDLKVAIP; translated from the coding sequence ATGTCTGAGACCTCCTACGCCGTCCTCGGCACCTTCGAGACGCCCGATGCCCTGATGCAGGCCATCCCCAAGGTGCGCGCCAGCAAGCTCGGCACCGTCGAGGCCTACACGCCCTACGCCATCCACGGCATCGAAGAGGCCCTGGGCCTCCGCCGCTCCCCCCTGGGCGGCATGGTGCTGGTCATGGGTGTCCTGGGCGCCCTCACCGCCTTCGGGTTCCAGTACTGGATCAGCGCCATCGACTACCCGATCATCACGGGCGGCAAGGCCCCGGACTCCTGGGAGGCCTTCATCCCCATCATGTTCGAAGTGACGGTGCTCTTCGCCACCTTCACCGCGGGCCTGGGGATGCTGTTCCTCCTGAACAAGCTGCCCTTCTTCGGGCACCCGGTGCTGTCGTCCAAGTCCATCAAGAGCATCACCCGCGATCGGTATGTCCTGGCCCTGGAAGCCGAAAGCGAGGCCTTCGACAGCGCCGCCGCAGCCGCCGCCCTCCAGGCCGCCGGGGCCTCCCAGGTGGAGATCCTGCCGGCACCGGACCGGAGCCCCTTCCTCACGAGCGACTACATCCTGCGGGCGGCTGGGGGCATCTTCACCGCCTGCCTGGGCGCCGGTCTCGTGATGTACTTCGCCATCAAGCTGTTCCCGGTGGTGGCCCCCATGAAATACATGCAGGACCAGCCCCGCCTGAACGCCCAGAAGGCCTCCAGCTTCTTCAAGGATGGCCATGGCATGCAGCGGCCAGTGGCCGGCACCGTGGCGCGGGGACACCTGCCCACCGCCACGGGCACCCAGGAGGAAGCCGCCACCCTGGCGAACCCCCTGCCGCGCACCCGGGAAGTCTTCGCCGCAGGCCGTCAGGCCTACAAGAACCGTTGCGAGGTCTGCCACGGCTCCGTGGGCGACGGCGTGGGCAGCCTGACCGCCGCCTATGGTGGCAAGCCCGCCAACCTGCAGGCCCAGCAGTTCCGCGATTACCCCGACGGCAAGATCTACTGGGCCATCGTGAACGGGAAGAACGCCATGCCGTCGCACGCCGCGGACCTCAGCGAGTCCCAGCGCTGGGCCGTGGTGCATTATGTGCGGGCCCTGCAGCGCGCCCAGAACGCCAAGGACGAGGACCTGAAGGTGGCCATTCCATGA
- the nrfD gene encoding NrfD/PsrC family molybdoenzyme membrane anchor subunit produces the protein MRTDAAIPAGDIPAGLVEPSLYVGKVTPGSLDDQVLAFPETKPPRKWYFALAITLTAALIGVVSIGYTFYLGIGAWGNSSPVFWAFDIINFVFWVGIGHAGTLISAILFLFRKRWRNAIARFAEAMTIFAVICAVIFPLIHVGRPWLAYWLFPYPNQRALWTNFRSPLLWDVFAVNTYFSVSLMFWYLGLIPDIASMRDRTTSKLRKVIYTVLAMGWRGAASHWQHYEKAYLLLAGLATGLVLSVHSVVSFDFATSVVPGWHMTIFPPYFVAGAIFAGFAMVVMVLVVVRETMELKNLITMRHLDVMNKVILSMSCIMGYSYMMEGFTAWYSMNEFLHHGFMNIITGTYGWAGWVTISCNILIPQILWFKKARASYFWMILVATGVTIGMWFERFVIIVISLHQDYLPSAWRIYKPTMVDFGILLGTFGIFFTLVLLFARVLPVIATTEVKAILPDAQPSHHGDDHHV, from the coding sequence ATGCGCACTGATGCCGCCATTCCCGCCGGCGACATCCCGGCAGGCCTGGTTGAGCCGTCGCTGTATGTGGGCAAGGTCACGCCCGGCAGCCTCGACGACCAGGTGCTGGCCTTCCCCGAGACCAAGCCCCCCAGGAAGTGGTACTTCGCCCTGGCCATCACGCTGACCGCCGCCCTGATCGGTGTCGTCAGCATCGGCTACACCTTCTACCTGGGCATCGGCGCCTGGGGCAACAGCAGCCCCGTGTTCTGGGCCTTCGACATCATCAACTTCGTGTTCTGGGTGGGCATCGGCCACGCCGGCACGCTGATCTCGGCCATCCTCTTCCTCTTCCGCAAGCGCTGGCGCAACGCCATCGCCCGCTTTGCCGAGGCCATGACGATCTTCGCGGTCATCTGCGCCGTGATCTTCCCGCTGATCCATGTGGGCCGCCCCTGGCTGGCCTACTGGCTCTTCCCCTACCCGAACCAGCGCGCCCTCTGGACCAACTTCCGGTCGCCGCTGCTGTGGGATGTCTTCGCGGTGAACACCTACTTCTCCGTGTCCCTGATGTTCTGGTACCTGGGCCTGATCCCCGACATCGCCTCCATGCGCGACCGGACCACCAGCAAGCTGCGGAAGGTCATCTACACCGTGCTGGCCATGGGCTGGCGTGGGGCCGCCTCCCACTGGCAGCACTACGAGAAGGCCTACCTGCTGCTGGCAGGCCTGGCCACGGGCCTGGTGCTGTCCGTGCACTCGGTGGTGAGCTTCGACTTCGCCACCTCCGTGGTGCCTGGCTGGCACATGACCATCTTCCCGCCCTACTTCGTGGCGGGCGCCATCTTCGCCGGCTTCGCCATGGTGGTGATGGTGCTGGTGGTGGTGCGCGAGACCATGGAGCTGAAGAACCTCATCACCATGCGGCACCTGGATGTGATGAACAAGGTGATCCTCTCCATGAGCTGCATCATGGGCTACAGCTACATGATGGAAGGCTTCACGGCCTGGTATTCCATGAACGAGTTCCTCCACCACGGCTTCATGAACATCATCACGGGCACCTACGGCTGGGCCGGCTGGGTGACCATCAGCTGCAACATCCTCATCCCCCAGATCCTCTGGTTCAAGAAGGCCCGGGCCAGCTACTTCTGGATGATCCTGGTGGCCACGGGCGTGACCATCGGCATGTGGTTCGAGCGCTTCGTGATCATCGTGATCTCGCTGCACCAGGACTACCTGCCTTCCGCCTGGCGCATCTACAAGCCCACCATGGTGGACTTCGGCATCCTCCTAGGCACCTTCGGCATCTTCTTCACCCTGGTCCTGCTCTTCGCCCGGGTGCTGCCGGTCATCGCCACGACCGAGGTGAAGGCCATCCTGCCGGACGCGCAACCTTCTCACCATGGAGACGACCACCATGTCTGA
- a CDS encoding cytochrome c oxidase subunit 3 family protein, with protein sequence MSEHVHRDDFGARLGMWLFLVTEIILFGGLFIGYSYMRYRYPAEFHHGGSELNATLGVINTLVLLTSSLTVVLAIVAIQRAEKKRAMAFLGTTLALGATFLVIKSFEWGAKFHHGLYPNSPHLATLPPGEQVFFGLYFTMTGLHGLHVIVGLSLLGVMLWWVATDRIRPDRYVHLENSGLYWHLVDVIWIFLLPLFYLAA encoded by the coding sequence ATGAGTGAGCATGTCCACCGCGACGATTTTGGTGCCCGGCTTGGCATGTGGCTGTTCCTCGTCACCGAGATCATCCTCTTCGGCGGCCTTTTCATCGGCTATTCCTACATGCGCTACCGCTACCCGGCGGAGTTCCACCACGGCGGCTCGGAACTGAACGCCACGCTGGGTGTGATCAACACCCTGGTGCTGCTCACCAGCAGCCTCACGGTGGTGCTCGCCATCGTGGCCATCCAGCGTGCGGAAAAGAAGCGGGCCATGGCCTTCCTCGGCACCACTCTGGCCCTGGGCGCCACCTTCCTGGTGATCAAATCCTTCGAATGGGGCGCCAAGTTCCACCACGGCCTCTATCCGAATTCCCCACACCTGGCGACGCTGCCGCCGGGCGAACAGGTCTTCTTCGGCCTCTACTTCACGATGACCGGCCTGCACGGACTGCATGTCATCGTCGGGTTGTCCCTGCTGGGCGTCATGCTCTGGTGGGTGGCCACGGACCGCATCCGCCCGGATCGCTATGTACACCTGGAGAACAGCGGCCTCTACTGGCACCTCGTGGATGTGATCTGGATCTTCCTCCTCCCGCTGTTCTACCTCGCCGCGTAA
- a CDS encoding SCO family protein: protein MSKLPTRSPWTSLVLAAALLGGPLRAQAPVPAPTSAPTDQAAPAFTPQEVGVDEKLGATIPLDLVLKAEDGQPVTLRSLIDKPTILTLNYFRCAGICTPQLSGVAEVLNRTQAEPGKDFQVLTVSFDERDEPEIAAQKRTNYLGEITRPFPPAAWRFLTGPAATTKALADAVGFKFKRVGDDFVHAGAIIFISPKGKVTRYMYGTTYVPADLQMAAQEAARGEAQPTINKFLKFCFSYDPAGRKYVLNTTTIGATVIILAALVFVATLVRRGRKTKSEEGE from the coding sequence ATGTCGAAGCTCCCGACCCGTTCCCCTTGGACCAGCCTGGTGCTGGCCGCGGCCCTCTTGGGGGGCCCCCTCCGGGCCCAGGCACCAGTGCCGGCACCGACATCGGCGCCGACCGATCAGGCCGCCCCGGCCTTCACGCCCCAGGAAGTGGGCGTGGACGAGAAGCTGGGGGCCACGATCCCCCTCGACCTCGTCCTGAAGGCGGAGGATGGCCAGCCCGTCACCCTCCGTTCGCTCATCGACAAGCCCACCATCCTCACCCTGAACTACTTCCGCTGCGCGGGCATCTGCACGCCCCAGCTCAGCGGCGTGGCCGAAGTGCTGAACCGCACCCAGGCCGAGCCCGGGAAGGATTTCCAGGTGCTCACCGTGAGCTTCGATGAGCGGGATGAGCCCGAGATCGCCGCCCAGAAGCGCACCAACTACCTGGGCGAGATCACCCGGCCCTTCCCGCCCGCAGCCTGGCGTTTCCTCACCGGTCCCGCCGCCACCACCAAGGCCCTGGCCGATGCGGTCGGCTTCAAGTTCAAGCGCGTGGGAGATGACTTCGTCCATGCCGGCGCCATCATCTTCATCAGTCCCAAGGGCAAGGTGACCCGCTACATGTATGGCACCACCTATGTGCCGGCCGATCTCCAGATGGCTGCCCAGGAGGCCGCCCGTGGCGAGGCCCAGCCCACCATCAACAAGTTCCTGAAGTTCTGTTTCAGCTATGACCCCGCAGGGCGCAAGTATGTCCTGAACACCACGACCATCGGCGCCACCGTCATCATCCTGGCGGCCCTGGTCTTCGTGGCCACGCTCGTCCGCCGGGGGCGCAAGACCAAGTCAGAGGAGGGCGAATGA
- a CDS encoding cbb3-type cytochrome c oxidase subunit I: MSTHASTAQPSFLVDTGERKGLMAWLTTTDHKRIGLLYLYSMVSFFLVGMGIGFVMRLVQLTTFQKLITAQTYNALFTLHGVIMIFLFVVPGLPAVFGNFFLPILIGAKDVSFPRLNLASWYFYMAGAILAVLALFTGGGAPDTGWTFYAPFSLKTGTNVSLAVFAAFVLGFSSMLTGINFITTIHRLRAPGMKWFRMPLMCWALYSTAWIQLLATPIVAITLLLVILERFFGIGIFDPSKGGDPLLYQHLFWIYSHPAVYIMILPAMGAITEIIPTFAKRTIFGYKAIAFSSMAIAGVGSLVWAHHMFTSGMSSVATMVFSLLTMVVAVPSAIKVFNWVSTLYKGSIDFQPPLFFALTFIFLFAIGGLTGVMQGALAINVHIHDTYFIVGHFHYVMFGGTGFAFFAALTYWFPKMVGRMYSKKAIYASWFPMFIGFNMLYFGMLILGMMGMPRRYYVHLPQFHTMHVVATVGSWLLVLGLLMFFGTLLYALFRGPKAEDNPWGGVTLEWTIPSPPPLENFETIPTVTHGPYHFEQETK; the protein is encoded by the coding sequence ATGAGCACCCACGCGTCCACGGCACAGCCCAGTTTCCTGGTGGACACGGGTGAGCGGAAGGGCCTCATGGCCTGGCTCACCACCACCGACCACAAGCGCATCGGCCTGCTCTACCTCTACTCGATGGTCAGCTTCTTCCTGGTGGGCATGGGCATCGGCTTCGTCATGCGCCTGGTGCAGCTCACCACCTTCCAGAAGCTCATCACCGCCCAGACCTACAACGCCCTGTTCACGCTCCACGGCGTGATCATGATCTTCCTGTTCGTGGTGCCGGGCCTGCCGGCGGTCTTCGGGAACTTCTTCCTGCCCATCCTCATCGGCGCCAAGGATGTGTCCTTCCCGCGCCTCAACCTGGCTTCCTGGTACTTCTACATGGCCGGAGCCATCCTCGCCGTGCTGGCCCTCTTCACCGGGGGCGGCGCCCCCGACACGGGCTGGACCTTCTATGCGCCCTTCAGCCTGAAGACCGGCACCAATGTGAGCCTCGCGGTCTTCGCCGCCTTCGTGCTGGGCTTCTCGTCCATGCTCACGGGCATCAACTTCATCACCACCATCCACCGCCTGCGCGCCCCCGGCATGAAATGGTTCCGGATGCCGCTGATGTGCTGGGCGCTGTACTCCACGGCCTGGATCCAGCTCCTCGCCACCCCCATTGTGGCCATCACCCTGCTGCTGGTCATCCTCGAGCGCTTCTTCGGCATCGGCATCTTCGATCCCAGCAAGGGCGGCGATCCGCTGCTCTACCAGCACCTCTTCTGGATCTACTCGCACCCGGCCGTCTACATCATGATCCTGCCCGCCATGGGCGCCATCACCGAGATCATCCCCACCTTCGCCAAGCGCACCATCTTCGGCTACAAGGCCATCGCCTTCTCCAGCATGGCCATCGCCGGCGTGGGCAGCCTGGTCTGGGCCCACCACATGTTCACCAGCGGCATGAGCAGCGTGGCCACCATGGTCTTCTCGCTGCTCACCATGGTCGTGGCCGTGCCCAGCGCCATCAAGGTCTTCAACTGGGTGAGCACCCTCTACAAGGGCTCCATCGACTTCCAGCCCCCCCTCTTCTTCGCGCTCACCTTCATCTTCCTCTTCGCCATCGGCGGCCTCACGGGCGTCATGCAAGGTGCCCTGGCCATCAATGTGCACATCCACGACACCTACTTCATCGTCGGCCACTTCCACTATGTGATGTTCGGCGGTACCGGCTTCGCGTTCTTCGCCGCGCTGACTTACTGGTTCCCCAAGATGGTCGGGCGGATGTATTCCAAGAAGGCCATCTACGCCTCTTGGTTCCCCATGTTCATCGGGTTCAACATGCTTTATTTCGGCATGCTGATCCTCGGCATGATGGGCATGCCCCGCCGCTACTATGTCCACCTGCCCCAGTTCCACACCATGCATGTGGTGGCTACCGTCGGCAGCTGGCTGCTGGTGCTCGGCCTCCTGATGTTCTTCGGAACCCTGCTCTACGCGCTCTTCCGGGGTCCCAAGGCCGAGGACAACCCCTGGGGCGGCGTGACCCTGGAATGGACCATCCCCAGCCCGCCGCCGCTTGAGAATTTCGAGACCATTCCCACCGTCACCCATGGCCCCTACCACTTCGAGCAGGAGACCAAATGA
- a CDS encoding cytochrome C oxidase subunit IV family protein codes for MSEHAAHTADHTQEHPGYGTFIKVWVALLILTGCLVGVSHLGQTAAVWGLLTLTPLKAGLVFYFFMHLRYEGPLFKIVILVTLGTLLIFFALLFSDVAFR; via the coding sequence ATGAGCGAACACGCCGCACACACCGCCGACCACACCCAGGAACACCCCGGCTACGGCACCTTCATCAAGGTCTGGGTGGCCCTGCTGATCCTCACGGGCTGCCTGGTGGGCGTCAGCCATCTGGGCCAGACCGCCGCCGTCTGGGGCCTGCTCACGCTGACGCCCCTCAAGGCCGGCCTGGTCTTCTACTTCTTCATGCACCTGAGGTATGAAGGGCCGCTCTTCAAGATCGTCATCCTGGTGACCCTGGGCACCCTGCTGATCTTCTTCGCCCTGCTCTTCTCCGACGTCGCTTTCCGCTGA
- a CDS encoding cytochrome c, with translation MKIHDYLSSEELKRLGSALLVVICFIFIAGFFAFTVLPGLRYQAHTTPDAPIQAVQGETGWLDPTDYPATARQVIPPIDPATVMTPNPALMARGKALYAQTCATCHGVDGKGDGPGGTGLTPKPRNFTVKAAWKNGTRVEDIYKTLEEGIKGSSMVSYAYLSKKDRMALAHVVQSLGAYDHGASDPKAIAALEKLFASAGEVIPNRIPVSRAVDLLCREYESARAEAKPAAPVQR, from the coding sequence ATGAAGATCCACGATTACCTCTCCTCCGAGGAGCTGAAGCGCCTGGGCTCCGCCCTGCTGGTGGTGATCTGCTTCATCTTCATCGCCGGCTTCTTCGCCTTCACCGTCCTACCCGGGCTGCGCTACCAGGCCCACACCACGCCGGACGCGCCCATCCAGGCTGTGCAGGGCGAGACGGGCTGGCTGGATCCCACCGACTATCCCGCCACCGCCCGGCAGGTCATCCCACCCATCGATCCGGCGACCGTGATGACGCCGAATCCCGCGCTCATGGCCCGCGGCAAGGCGCTCTACGCCCAGACCTGCGCCACCTGCCATGGTGTGGATGGCAAGGGCGATGGCCCCGGCGGCACGGGGCTCACCCCCAAGCCCCGCAACTTCACGGTCAAGGCGGCCTGGAAGAACGGCACCCGCGTGGAAGACATCTACAAGACCCTGGAGGAGGGCATCAAGGGCAGCTCGATGGTCTCCTACGCCTACCTCTCCAAGAAGGACCGCATGGCCCTGGCCCATGTGGTGCAGTCGCTCGGAGCCTATGACCACGGCGCCAGCGACCCCAAGGCCATCGCCGCACTGGAGAAGCTGTTCGCCAGCGCCGGCGAGGTGATCCCCAACCGCATCCCCGTGTCGCGGGCCGTGGATCTCCTCTGCCGCGAGTATGAATCGGCCCGGGCCGAGGCCAAGCCTGCTGCCCCGGTACAGCGTTGA